In Numenius arquata chromosome 3, bNumArq3.hap1.1, whole genome shotgun sequence, one genomic interval encodes:
- the WDSUB1 gene encoding WD repeat, SAM and U-box domain-containing protein 1, with product MATLVHTLADHSDDVNYCAFSSSCLATCSLDKTIRVYSLDNFTELPYSPLRGHTYAVHCCCFSPSGHLLASCSTDGTTKVWDTGDGRMLVALEQPGGSPVRVCRFSPQATCLMSGAADGSVILWNMQSLRLYRSGNVKDGSLVACAFSPNGNFFVTGSSCGDLTIWDDKMRCLYNEKAHDLGVTCCDISSQPISDGEHGFTYFQMASCGQDNQIKLWLISLADFLGVELKYKCTLNGHSAPVLACAFSHDGQMLVSGSVDKCVIIYETTTGNILHTLFQHTRYVTTCAFAPHSSLLATGSMDKTVNIWQFDLKQPCAAITVENGSKVAVEAWSEDDVSAWLCAQDLADFVGLFKRNNIDGKELLHLTKESLTNELKIESLGLRSKVLQKIEELRMKMISVSVTVPDEFLCPITRELMKDPVIAADGYSYEKDAIEKWLSNKRRSSPMTNLPLPTLVLTPNRTLKMAIGRWLETQQKHSHTA from the exons ATGGCGACATTAGTTCACACTTTAGCGGATCACAGTGATGATGTCAACTACTGTGCCTTCTCGTCATCATGCTTGGCTACTTGTTCCCTGGACAAAACAATTCGCGTTTATTCTTTAGACAACTTTACTGAGCTTCCCTACTCACCTTTGAGAGGCCACACCTACGCTgtgcactgctgctgcttctctccatcAGGACACCTTTTGGCTTCCTGTTCAACAGATGGCACGACCAAGGTCTGGGACACCGGCGATGGCCGGATGCTGGTGGCGCTGGAGCAGCCCGGCGGCAGCCCTGTTAGAGTCTGCCGCTTCTCTCCGCAGGCCACCTGCCTCATGTCTGGGGCAGCGGATGGCAGCGTCATTCTTTGGAACATGCAGTCACTGAGACTCTACAG ATCTGGGAATGTTAAAGATGGTTCTTTGGTGGCCTGTGCATTTTCTCCTAATGGAAATTTCTTTGTCACTGGATCATCGTGTGGTGATTTAACCATTTGGGATGATAAAATGAGATGCCTGTATAATGAAAAAGCACATGATCTTGGCGTTACCTGCTGTGATATTTCTTCACAGCCAATTTCTG ATGGTGAACATGGATTCACATACTTCCAGATGGCTTCTTGTGGTCAAGATAATCAGATCAAACTCTGGCTTATTTCGCTTGCAGACTTCTTAG gtgttgaattaaaatataaatgcacaTTGAATGGACATTCTGCCCCAGTTCTGGCTTGTGCATTTTCTCACGATGGGCAGATGTTAGTTTCAGG gtctgtGGACAAGTGTGTCATAATATATGAAACT ACTACTGGCAATATCCTTCATACTTTGTTTCAGCATACCAG ATATGTTACAACTTGTGCTTTTGCACCACATAGTTCCTTACTTGCCACAGGTTCAATGGATAAAACTGTGAACATATGGCAGTTTGACCTTAAGCAACCCTGTGCAG caaTTACTGTAGAAAATGGATCTAAGGTGGCTGTTGAGGCCTGGTCAGAGGACGACGTTTCAGCCTGGCTTTGTGCACAAGACTTAGCAGACTTCGTTGGGCTTTTCAAAAGGAATAACATTGATGGCAAGGAACTACTGCATCTTACTAAAGAAAGTCTGactaatgaattaaaaattg AGTCGCTAGGCCTGCGCAGCAAAGTCCTCCAGAAAATTGAAGAATTGAGGATGAAAATGATCTCTGTTTCTGTTACTGTCCCTGATGAGTTCTTATGTCCTATCACAAGGGAACTTATGAAGGATCCCGTCATTGCAGCAG aTGGCTATTCCTATGAAAAGGACGCCATAGaaaagtggctcagcaataaaagACGATCTAGTCCCATGACAAATCTTCCTCTCCCCACTCTTGTGCTCACACCAAACAGGACGCTAAAAATGGCCATCGGTCGCTGGCTGGAGACGCAGCAGAAACACAGTCACACAGCTTAG